The sequence TTATACTTTTATATGGAAAGACCACTTATTCTGGTTACTAATGATGACGGAATTACAGCACCGGGTGTCAGAAATCTTGTCAATTTTATGAACGAAATCGGAGAAGTAGTTGTCGTAGCTCCCAATTCTCCACAAAGCGGTAAAGGTCACGCCATTACCATCAATTCTACCCTAAGCTACGAAGAAGTACATCTTGAAGGCCCGCAAAGAGATTTTTCCTGCAGCGGAACACCTGTAGACTGTGTAAAAATGGCTCTCGACAAAATTTTGCCGAGAAGACCAGATATTGTGGTTTCGGGGATCAATCACGGAGCCAATTCTTCGATCAATGTGATCTATTCCGGGACGATGTCTGCGGCTGTAGAAGGCGGCGTAGAAGGACTTCCCTCGATAGGATTTTCACTGTTGGATTTCAGCTGGGAAGCAGATTTTACACAGGCGAAAGACTATATTCAGAATATTGTAAGAAGAACTTTAGAAAAGCCAATGCCGAAAGGAATTGTTTTAAATGTAAACATTCCCAAGCTTCCGAAAGAAGAAATAAAAGGCGTAAAAGTCTGCAAACAGGCTAATGCAAAATGGGAAGAAAGCTTTGATGAAAGAGTAAATCCGCATGGCAAAAAATATTACTGGCTTACAGGATATTTCAATAATATGGATGATTCTGAAGATGCTGATGAAACGGCTTTGGCCAACGGATATATTTCAATTGTCCCCGTAAAGTTCGACCTTACAGCATATGAGTATATGAAGACTCTGGAAGAGGTAATGAATTTTGATTAATTATATTGAGGCGTAATTATTTTACGCCTTATTTTTTTTATTTAGATGTCCTTTTGTCTTGAAACAAAAGAACGAAAAATTGCCTCCATAAAGTCGGCGAATATTATTTCAAGACCTGGAATCTGAATGCTAAAAATCAATCCTGAAATTCCAAAAACTTGCACGAATTCAGCATTTGTTCTTCGGTTCAAAATTTGTGTCGCGCTTCAAACAGTAGGAATTTTTTAACGGATTAATTTGTAATTTTCTTTACGCTTCAGCTTCCTATGTCTTCGTTACTACACCGAAAGAATCTGTGCAAATTTGTAAAATCTGTGGGATTAAAACAAAACTTTATCCTCTTTTCGAAGCTCTTCCAAATATTTAATTTTATCATCACGATAAAAAAGATTCATGGTTTCAAATGGAATTAATTTTAAATCTTTATTCACGATATGAACACATGATTTCTTTACGGCACGAACATCAAAATCATGGGCATCCATGAAATTC is a genomic window of Chryseobacterium wanjuense containing:
- the surE gene encoding 5'/3'-nucleotidase SurE, producing the protein MERPLILVTNDDGITAPGVRNLVNFMNEIGEVVVVAPNSPQSGKGHAITINSTLSYEEVHLEGPQRDFSCSGTPVDCVKMALDKILPRRPDIVVSGINHGANSSINVIYSGTMSAAVEGGVEGLPSIGFSLLDFSWEADFTQAKDYIQNIVRRTLEKPMPKGIVLNVNIPKLPKEEIKGVKVCKQANAKWEESFDERVNPHGKKYYWLTGYFNNMDDSEDADETALANGYISIVPVKFDLTAYEYMKTLEEVMNFD